Proteins encoded in a region of the Rutidosis leptorrhynchoides isolate AG116_Rl617_1_P2 chromosome 9, CSIRO_AGI_Rlap_v1, whole genome shotgun sequence genome:
- the LOC139868269 gene encoding uncharacterized protein codes for MGELTAKIVKDNRKLREILSLNVKGFGVAGKFSWVKGLCFSEKPDIAVQQLWGHSDIVYAQKDAIGNSGGMLVVWDNNRFKANCVVGGDFFLAVRGNWVGFGHDTIIVNVYGPHCDKDKKKMWEALDNLMLSVDSAWVLCGDFNEVREHSDRLNCVFHEARARRFNEFSTRNSLIEVSINGRKFTRISDDGTKFSKLDRFLVSNNFINLWDDLSINVLDRMESDHCPLILRDGLTDFGPKPFKIFDEWLNKEGIDKVIIEGWKKEVRSRKKDCMFRDKLKNVKADLTDWSKKEFGNLDEEISTLKNVAQYWELKAESGTLSENDPKCWLESRKN; via the exons ATGGGAGAATTAACTGCAAAAATTGTAAAAGATAATCGGAAGCTAAGAGAA ATTCTCTCTTTAAACGTTAAGGGTTTTGGTGTTGCGGGAAAGTTTAGTTGGGTAAAAGGGTTATGTTTTAGTGAGAAGCCGGATATCGCG GTGCAACAACTGTGGGGTCATAGTGATATAGTTTATGCTCAAAAAGACGCTATCGGAAACTCGGGTGGGATGTTAGTTGTGTGGGATAATAATAGGTTTAAGGCTAattgtgttgttggtggtgattTCTTCTTAGCGGTTAGGGGTAATTGGGTGGGATTCGGGCATGACACAATTATCGTTAATGTGTACGGTCCTCATTGTGATAAAGACAAAAAGAAAATGTGGGAGGCTCTTGATAATCTTATGTTAAGTGTTGATTCGGCATGGGTTTTATGTGGCGATTTCAATGAAGTTAGAGAGCATTCGGATAGACTTAATTGTGTATTCCATGAGGCAAGGGCTAGAAGATTTAACGAATTTAGTACTAGGAATAGTCTAATTGAGGTGTCAATCAATGGTAGAAAATTCACGAGAATTAGTGATGATGGTACCAAATTTAGTAAACTTGATAGGTTCCTCGTTTCGAACAACTTTATTAATTTGTGGGATGACCTTTCAATTAATGTGCTAGATAGAATGGAGTCGGATCATTGTCCTTTAATCCTCCGTGATGGGTTGACGGATTTTGGTCCAAAACCCTTCAAGATTTTTGACGAATGGTTGAATAAAGAGGGTATAGATAAAGTTATTATTGAGGGTTGGAAAAAAGAGGTGCGTAGTCGTAAAAAAGATTGTATGTTTCGGGATAAATTAAAAAATGTCAAAGCCGATTTGACAGATTGGAGTAAAAAGGAATTTGGGAATCTCGATGAGGAAATTAGCACTCTAAAGAATGTTGCACAATATTGGGAATTAAAAGCGGAAAGTGGAACTTTGTCCGAAAATGATCCTAAATGTTGGCTTGAGTCTCGGAAGAATTAG